The Merismopedia glauca CCAP 1448/3 genome contains a region encoding:
- a CDS encoding hemolytic enterotoxin, which yields MTNTPIQITTDLSKVLERIESKFDRLEQQIGKLDEKFEHKLDKLDEKFEQKLDSIQQDVSELKVGQARLEAKLDGVEQKLEAQIDGLGKRLDFQEFVNRGVIIGLIVALLGGIAKLFGFPGNP from the coding sequence ATGACTAACACACCCATACAAATAACGACAGATTTAAGTAAAGTTCTCGAAAGAATTGAGTCCAAATTCGATAGATTAGAGCAGCAAATCGGTAAACTTGATGAAAAGTTTGAGCATAAGCTAGACAAACTTGATGAAAAGTTCGAGCAGAAGCTAGATAGCATCCAACAAGATGTTAGTGAACTTAAAGTCGGTCAGGCGAGGCTGGAAGCTAAACTAGACGGAGTAGAACAGAAACTAGAAGCCCAAATCGATGGATTGGGGAAGCGGTTGGATTTCCAGGAATTCGTGAACAGAGGTGTAATTATTGGATTAATTGTGGCTCTATTAGGCGGAATAGCGAAATTATTTGGTTTCCCTGGAAATCCTTAA
- a CDS encoding NB-ARC domain-containing protein: MPLKKPTQEIKEEIEFFIAGILNYDAQLNQRTGKKITPKWEQNRLKISGAIAQLIEFLPKETHSRTQSEQKLHLRYLLISILRDRLEILIDERPKNSQGKYQGIREWKFTLKFWHPPTQADYISLNLRAFAHHWNQTYNIAPTTAPPRHNLPQRRHTKFIGHRAELERLLSLLAGNRQQIIPIEGMAGVGKTTLALETAYRCLVDSNFQSIIFSSAQSQQFLGTHLTRRFIAERNLRDLLQVIFRTLDGAGDLPSDIEEQILCLQDLLAERPTLIIVDNIENIAEPSDIIGFLACLPPTVKVIIGSRVRLGLGGEAIALEPLDVDESIELIKHQFANQRLGEKQDVKITASQISLIRRIAKGLPLAITYLVGSLSISEEMVPKKSLANTDLALYCFERVVSQLKAIPDAVAYQLLLSLSLFPDGASTEAIAHTIGSDINRDAIAPSLQELYRRTLTFSLTPERYHLHSLTQEYVLRELSQQPELAQTLRDRWLNWYLDFAAPYNTIYWQEWQEDGLLSREWLNLRSVVDWCIQQQDYESVVHFWQCLKGFTLLNGYWQDRQQWLSWLESAAQEREDLAIVAELKYHNSYTLAFIDESDASAKAISLALEAWEMQEHLKVEVQFDLAMYIAALYIRQHPKNGDLAANLELAQSWIDRGKQILATIPNAPYRQFQIYYYQAEIQCVTGELAPAYDCYLLANQIAEQSGLKRPFYFSSVRMAAILMQQKQFVEAETRLVNGLNCTREYKDSRGMLFCLKYLAEVKKAQKDAIAARELGEEAKNGFKKLRMKREEEMMEQFLQQLR, encoded by the coding sequence ATGCCACTCAAAAAACCTACCCAAGAAATTAAAGAAGAGATCGAATTTTTTATAGCTGGTATTCTGAATTATGACGCGCAATTAAACCAAAGAACAGGGAAAAAAATCACCCCTAAATGGGAGCAAAACCGCCTTAAAATCTCAGGAGCGATCGCCCAACTGATAGAATTCCTGCCCAAAGAAACTCACTCGCGCACCCAATCGGAACAGAAACTCCACCTCAGATATCTCCTGATCTCGATTCTGCGCGATCGCTTGGAGATCCTCATCGACGAACGCCCCAAAAACAGCCAGGGAAAGTATCAGGGTATCAGAGAGTGGAAATTCACCCTTAAATTCTGGCATCCTCCCACCCAAGCTGACTATATCTCCCTGAATCTCCGCGCCTTTGCTCACCACTGGAACCAAACCTACAACATCGCACCTACCACCGCACCACCCCGCCACAACCTACCCCAGCGCCGCCACACCAAATTCATCGGACATCGCGCCGAATTAGAGCGCCTGCTCAGCCTGCTTGCCGGAAATCGCCAGCAGATTATCCCCATTGAGGGCATGGCTGGTGTCGGTAAAACCACCCTTGCCCTAGAAACCGCCTATCGCTGCCTAGTAGATTCCAATTTCCAGTCAATTATCTTCAGTTCCGCCCAATCCCAACAATTCCTCGGCACTCACCTCACCCGTCGCTTCATTGCCGAACGCAACTTAAGAGACTTATTGCAAGTAATATTCCGCACCCTAGATGGCGCGGGCGATCTGCCATCAGACATTGAAGAGCAAATCCTCTGTTTGCAAGACCTCCTCGCCGAGCGACCTACCCTAATTATCGTCGATAATATTGAAAATATTGCCGAACCGTCTGATATCATAGGTTTTCTTGCTTGTTTGCCACCCACCGTCAAAGTTATTATCGGCAGTCGAGTACGCTTGGGCTTAGGGGGAGAAGCGATCGCGCTTGAACCTTTAGACGTAGACGAAAGTATCGAACTAATTAAGCACCAATTCGCGAACCAACGTTTAGGCGAAAAACAAGATGTAAAAATCACAGCATCCCAAATTAGCCTCATTCGCCGCATTGCTAAAGGCTTGCCCTTAGCCATTACCTACCTTGTCGGTTCTCTTTCTATTAGCGAAGAGATGGTTCCCAAAAAATCTTTGGCAAACACCGATCTAGCTCTGTATTGCTTTGAACGAGTCGTCAGCCAACTCAAAGCCATCCCCGATGCTGTAGCTTATCAACTGCTGTTGAGCCTGTCTCTATTTCCAGATGGAGCTAGTACCGAGGCGATCGCCCATACCATCGGTTCTGACATTAACCGAGATGCGATCGCCCCAAGTTTGCAAGAACTATACCGCAGAACCCTGACCTTTTCCCTCACCCCAGAGCGATATCACCTGCATTCTCTAACTCAAGAATACGTGTTGCGGGAACTCAGCCAACAACCAGAACTTGCTCAAACCCTGCGCGATCGCTGGCTCAATTGGTATTTAGACTTCGCCGCACCCTACAATACTATTTACTGGCAAGAATGGCAAGAAGATGGGCTTTTAAGCCGCGAATGGCTAAATCTGCGCTCTGTAGTAGATTGGTGTATCCAGCAGCAAGATTACGAAAGTGTCGTGCATTTTTGGCAATGCCTCAAAGGTTTCACGCTTCTCAACGGCTATTGGCAAGATCGCCAACAATGGCTCTCCTGGCTTGAGTCAGCCGCCCAAGAAAGAGAAGATTTAGCCATCGTTGCCGAACTCAAGTACCACAACAGCTATACCCTAGCCTTCATTGACGAAAGCGATGCTAGCGCCAAAGCAATTTCTCTAGCTTTAGAAGCGTGGGAAATGCAAGAGCATCTCAAAGTGGAAGTTCAATTCGATCTAGCAATGTATATTGCTGCTCTCTACATCCGCCAGCACCCGAAAAATGGCGATCTCGCTGCTAATCTAGAGCTAGCCCAAAGCTGGATCGATCGCGGCAAGCAGATCCTAGCTACTATACCTAATGCCCCCTATCGCCAGTTCCAAATTTACTACTATCAAGCTGAAATTCAGTGCGTTACCGGAGAACTTGCCCCAGCTTACGATTGCTATCTCCTTGCCAACCAAATTGCCGAACAATCCGGCTTGAAGCGCCCTTTCTACTTCAGCAGCGTCAGGATGGCTGCGATCTTAATGCAGCAGAAACAGTTTGTCGAAGCTGAAACGCGCCTGGTTAACGGTCTCAACTGCACCAGAGAATACAAAGATAGCCGAGGCATGCTTTTTTGTCTGAAGTATCTCGCCGAGGTGAAAAAGGCA
- a CDS encoding DUF928 domain-containing protein codes for MGTPKARFFRKCIVLLSLVFLSLNAGIAEAKYKPKGQKPPKDSSISTGTRSGCDTQITLLAPQVYVGQTSSTRPKLVWNLSSNSSTDEDKTYDLILTIFEILPDKRKIMRVKPIEFQARAGIVQQSLTGEQVDLEVGKTYLWQVASPCSGGNYNVHEAEIEVTAMPSELKKRLLAVKDPVTKANLYAEEGYWYEALAETIPPAGQPGADFSALFQVGRSLLGDLAEAEKEFVAFKKSEGKLTAEEESAVQEKAKVVTNPPRRGWGM; via the coding sequence ATGGGAACCCCTAAAGCTAGATTTTTTCGTAAGTGCATAGTGCTGTTGAGCTTAGTTTTTTTATCTTTAAATGCGGGTATAGCAGAGGCTAAGTATAAACCTAAAGGACAAAAACCCCCGAAAGATTCTTCTATTTCTACGGGGACGAGAAGTGGATGCGATACGCAAATTACTCTGTTGGCACCCCAAGTTTATGTAGGTCAAACCTCTTCTACTCGTCCTAAATTGGTTTGGAATTTGAGCAGCAATTCTAGTACGGATGAGGATAAGACTTACGACCTGATCTTGACTATTTTTGAGATTCTTCCAGATAAGCGTAAAATTATGCGGGTTAAACCCATAGAATTTCAGGCGCGTGCGGGTATCGTGCAACAGTCTTTGACTGGGGAGCAAGTCGATTTAGAGGTAGGAAAAACTTATCTATGGCAGGTGGCAAGTCCTTGCAGTGGCGGTAATTATAACGTCCACGAGGCAGAAATAGAAGTGACTGCAATGCCATCGGAATTGAAAAAGAGACTTTTGGCAGTGAAAGATCCGGTGACTAAGGCAAATCTCTATGCTGAAGAAGGGTATTGGTATGAGGCTTTAGCTGAGACTATACCTCCTGCTGGGCAGCCTGGAGCAGATTTTTCAGCTTTATTTCAGGTGGGGCGATCGCTGTTAGGAGATTTGGCGGAAGCCGAAAAAGAGTTTGTGGCTTTCAAAAAGAGTGAAGGTAAGTTAACTGCTGAAGAGGAATCAGCAGTGCAGGAAAAAGCCAAGGTTGTTACCAATCCACCTAGAAGGGGGTGGGGTATGTAG
- a CDS encoding two-partner secretion domain-containing protein, whose translation MKNTQLKSNWQLHIACITTSTILSSAPVLAQLIPDKTLGTENSTVNQINPTTQRIDGGAIRASNLFHSFQEFNVAPGKGVYFSNPVGIENILTRVTGGNPSNIFGKLGVFGDSNLYLINPNGIMFGANASLDIKGSFLATTAPGIKLGENGFFSAVNPNQSQLLSVNPQVVFANNLSNPQAEIVNRGNLEVGKDLTLQGTNLDLQGQLLAKGNLTLQAVDTVKMTDSINNPFIAASWGDLLVQGNKGVEISALNHPESGLFAGRDLVLRSDETVVGDAHFWSGGSFQVQKLDGSLGGLHSPKDPVIRTTGDVFIGAYQGGSLHIIAGGKVEIPGYILITGADPQFGLGETITLSSGQQINIDGKNKPTVDIRAGVSPDSIGTPFFQGNGIFLNPTSFPVTPTSADITVGTILFNADPFNLSQKIAGDVLLTNQYRPNPLLQGNITAYYSQAGFIAIETGSVDSGGRVIIDSRDQITIRGIVDSSASGKIGKGGDVLIYSAGDTSLLGAQIKVASGQGGNINVKAKNLNVSGSLLQAGIGQGQGFEGGEAGEIKLDIAENTVIDTSLIANGILPFGTAKKSGATIINTGNLSLINGAKVNSNTTGKGEAGAIQITARGSITMTGNSPLLGSSAISAQVQKTGEGKGGDITINTSNLTLEKGANIDASTLGLGDSGSIKIIASGDINVIGQSSLPQENFAQSGITSQVQSTGKGNSGGIIINASNLTLKDGGRIDASTLASTTTPGKGNAGAVDVTVEDSILITGESSTGNISEISSQVKTGTEGSGNSDGIVVNTSNLTLENGGAIQTNTLGKGNAGSIQVTATDNITIAGEARINKRFVSRISSQVNEDGEQKGIGNSGKISIDTSTLNIEGGGSISANTFSLGSAGEIRISATDNLTISGESSDGFGSNISSQVRQKAEGNSGGIVIYTSILTLENGGFIDATTDAIGSSGKVQIEAENITLKGKTSRGIGSAIGSQAEVTAEGSSQGIEINTTNLSLQDGAFISASSANTSDAGNILIESLGTVSLNDSDIRTTSDRSSGGAININAANIRLRGDSDIRTNVANGAGGGGNITVNADSIIAFDDSDILAFAQDGKGGDITFNTPVFFGDSFRPAPDGTPPLTLDNNGFVDVNASGAVSGNIALPNLDFVRNSLTDLPENVVDTDSIIANSCVVPNAQETGSFVITGSGGLPLRPGDATVSEYPTGKVRAIPEGNSSNTQVVEPQGVYRLPNGNLVLSRRCE comes from the coding sequence ATGAAAAATACACAGCTAAAAAGCAATTGGCAACTACACATCGCCTGCATCACCACCTCAACCATCCTTAGCTCTGCACCCGTACTAGCTCAACTTATACCAGACAAAACTCTAGGAACTGAAAACTCTACCGTCAATCAGATAAACCCAACTACTCAACGCATCGATGGGGGAGCGATTCGTGCTTCTAACCTATTTCACAGCTTCCAAGAATTCAACGTTGCACCAGGAAAGGGAGTTTACTTCAGCAACCCCGTTGGAATTGAAAACATCCTCACTCGCGTTACGGGGGGCAATCCTTCTAATATCTTTGGCAAACTGGGAGTTTTTGGAGATAGCAACCTATATCTAATTAATCCCAATGGCATTATGTTTGGAGCTAATGCTTCGTTAGATATTAAAGGCTCTTTTTTAGCGACTACAGCACCAGGAATTAAGTTAGGAGAAAATGGATTTTTTAGCGCAGTCAATCCCAATCAAAGTCAGTTACTATCCGTCAATCCCCAAGTAGTCTTTGCCAATAACTTGAGTAACCCGCAAGCTGAGATAGTTAATCGAGGAAATTTAGAAGTAGGCAAAGATTTAACCCTACAAGGAACTAACTTAGACTTACAAGGACAACTGTTAGCTAAAGGTAACTTGACACTGCAAGCAGTAGATACAGTGAAGATGACGGATAGCATCAATAACCCATTTATTGCAGCATCGTGGGGCGATTTGTTGGTACAGGGAAATAAAGGAGTTGAGATATCGGCATTAAATCATCCAGAGAGTGGGTTGTTTGCAGGTAGAGATTTGGTATTGCGCTCTGATGAAACAGTGGTAGGAGACGCGCATTTTTGGAGTGGAGGGAGTTTTCAGGTACAGAAGTTGGATGGAAGTTTGGGAGGATTGCACAGTCCAAAAGATCCAGTTATTCGCACTACTGGAGATGTTTTTATTGGTGCTTATCAAGGTGGGTCTTTACACATTATTGCTGGGGGGAAAGTAGAAATACCTGGTTATATTTTAATAACAGGAGCAGATCCACAATTTGGTTTGGGAGAAACTATTACATTATCTAGCGGTCAACAAATTAACATTGATGGTAAAAACAAGCCTACTGTAGATATTCGTGCTGGAGTCAGCCCAGATTCTATCGGTACACCTTTCTTTCAGGGAAATGGCATTTTCTTGAATCCTACTTCTTTCCCCGTTACACCTACAAGTGCTGATATTACTGTTGGAACTATCTTATTTAATGCCGATCCTTTTAACTTAAGTCAGAAGATCGCAGGAGATGTTCTGTTAACTAATCAATATCGACCAAATCCTCTTCTACAAGGTAATATAACAGCCTATTATTCTCAAGCTGGTTTTATAGCAATAGAAACTGGTTCGGTTGATAGTGGTGGTAGAGTAATTATTGATTCAAGAGATCAGATTACAATTCGAGGAATTGTTGACTCTTCTGCTTCTGGTAAAATCGGAAAAGGAGGAGATGTTTTAATTTATAGTGCAGGTGATACTTCTCTACTTGGCGCTCAGATTAAAGTAGCAAGTGGTCAAGGAGGTAATATTAATGTTAAAGCCAAGAACCTTAATGTTAGTGGTAGTTTACTTCAGGCAGGAATTGGACAAGGACAGGGATTTGAAGGTGGTGAGGCAGGCGAGATTAAACTAGATATTGCTGAAAATACTGTAATAGATACTAGCCTTATTGCTAATGGCATCCTGCCTTTCGGCACAGCTAAAAAGTCTGGTGCTACTATCATAAATACTGGTAATTTAAGTTTGATTAATGGCGCTAAAGTCAACTCAAATACAACAGGTAAGGGAGAGGCTGGAGCTATTCAAATTACTGCCAGAGGTAGTATCACGATGACTGGTAATTCTCCTTTACTTGGGTCTAGTGCCATATCTGCTCAAGTTCAGAAAACAGGAGAAGGAAAAGGCGGAGACATAACAATAAATACTTCTAATTTAACTCTAGAAAAGGGAGCGAATATAGATGCAAGTACATTGGGATTGGGAGATAGTGGTTCTATTAAAATAATAGCAAGTGGTGATATAAATGTAATAGGACAATCTTCCTTACCACAAGAAAATTTCGCCCAAAGTGGAATTACTAGCCAAGTACAATCTACTGGAAAAGGAAATAGCGGAGGCATCATAATAAATGCATCTAATTTAACTCTAAAAGATGGTGGGAGAATTGATGCAAGCACGTTAGCAAGTACAACTACACCAGGAAAAGGAAACGCTGGTGCTGTTGATGTCACCGTTGAAGATAGCATTCTGATTACAGGTGAATCTTCTACAGGTAACATCAGTGAAATAAGTAGTCAGGTAAAAACGGGAACAGAAGGATCGGGAAATAGTGACGGGATTGTAGTTAATACCTCTAATCTAACACTTGAAAATGGTGGAGCGATTCAGACTAACACTTTGGGTAAAGGAAATGCAGGATCGATTCAAGTTACTGCCACTGATAATATTACTATTGCAGGTGAAGCCAGAATAAACAAAAGGTTTGTCAGTAGAATATCTAGCCAGGTGAATGAAGATGGAGAACAGAAAGGAATAGGAAACAGTGGAAAAATTAGTATTGATACTTCTACTTTGAACATTGAAGGTGGAGGAAGTATTTCTGCTAACACCTTTTCTTTAGGAAGTGCAGGGGAAATAAGAATTAGCGCCACAGACAACCTTACTATCTCAGGAGAATCTTCCGATGGTTTTGGTAGTAATATATCGAGTCAGGTTAGACAGAAAGCTGAAGGAAATAGTGGTGGAATAGTAATTTATACATCTATTTTAACTCTTGAAAATGGGGGATTTATTGATGCTACTACAGATGCGATAGGAAGTTCTGGAAAAGTGCAGATTGAGGCTGAAAACATCACTTTAAAAGGTAAAACTAGCCGAGGAATTGGTAGTGCTATTGGCAGTCAAGCTGAGGTAACAGCAGAAGGTAGTAGTCAGGGGATTGAAATTAATACGACTAATCTCAGTTTGCAGGATGGAGCTTTCATTTCTGCTAGTAGTGCAAACACCAGTGATGCAGGAAATATTCTCATCGAAAGTTTAGGAACTGTAAGTCTTAACGATAGCGATATCCGTACCACTAGCGATCGCTCTTCTGGTGGTGCTATTAATATTAATGCTGCTAACATCCGTCTCCGAGGCGATAGCGACATCCGCACCAACGTGGCTAACGGTGCAGGAGGTGGCGGTAACATTACCGTCAACGCAGATTCCATCATCGCCTTCGATGATAGCGACATCCTAGCTTTTGCTCAAGATGGCAAAGGAGGCGACATCACCTTCAACACGCCAGTCTTCTTTGGAGATAGCTTCCGCCCAGCACCAGATGGTACTCCACCCCTTACCCTAGATAACAACGGGTTTGTTGATGTCAATGCTAGCGGTGCCGTTTCTGGGAATATTGCCCTTCCCAACCTAGATTTCGTCCGCAACAGCCTCACCGACTTACCAGAAAACGTCGTCGATACCGACTCCATCATCGCTAATAGCTGCGTAGTTCCCAACGCTCAAGAAACGGGAAGTTTCGTCATTACAGGTTCTGGAGGCTTGCCCTTGCGCCCTGGAGATGCCACAGTCTCCGAATATCCCACCGGAAAGGTACGGGCAATTCCTGAAGGTAATTCTAGTAACACGCAAGTTGTGGAACCGCAGGGAGTCTATCGCTTGCCTAACGGTAACTTAGTTTTGAGTCGCAGATGCGAGTAA
- a CDS encoding M4 family metallopeptidase codes for MNFKFKFFRLSSLVTALAVVAPSVAVANPALINSLEKTNAVVVKERGTGKVRFIGSNSPNGIQPFGQARRAIGNDRENARSFVRTYAPSFGVSNSDRDLTEFKSFKTDGLPTVKYQQRYNNIPIWGAEVNVNLDRSGNLLSMGGETVTVGNIDTNPKVTKAKAISTALRSVAKEYKVSESELKVSESELKIYQPGIVDPATGKAKLVWFVKIVSKKLLPIEQIVLVDAQNPDSIVLTFNNTHDARNRGTYYTPDNYYAYLACNETNRTSNCVSPPGTSDISKAHTYAGDAYNFYQRYHRRDSIDGFGMAIITVIDYSNPYCRDAKWLQTYMYFCGRFSLADDIVAHEYTHGVTQYTSGLIYEFEPGAINESFSDLWGEFVDQTNGKGSDAASLRWKLGEDAPGGAERDMKNPFKSKLRQPDKMTSPDYYLGSFSYDNGGVHINSGVNNKAVYLMTDGGFFNGRTVTGIGINKVAQIYYRAQTRLLTSGTRYYQLYNYINQSCNSLIGTSGITASNCAQVKNALLAVEMHIRRY; via the coding sequence ATGAATTTTAAATTTAAATTCTTTCGTCTTTCTTCTCTGGTAACTGCATTGGCTGTAGTCGCACCTTCAGTTGCTGTAGCCAACCCCGCTCTTATTAATAGCTTAGAAAAGACGAATGCGGTGGTAGTCAAAGAACGGGGAACGGGAAAAGTAAGATTTATTGGTAGTAATTCTCCTAACGGAATTCAACCTTTTGGGCAAGCACGAAGAGCGATCGGTAATGACCGAGAAAATGCTAGGAGTTTTGTGAGAACATATGCTCCTTCTTTTGGAGTTAGCAATTCAGACAGAGATTTAACTGAGTTTAAATCTTTTAAAACTGATGGGTTACCTACAGTTAAATACCAACAGCGTTACAACAATATTCCGATTTGGGGAGCAGAGGTTAATGTTAACTTAGATCGGAGTGGTAATCTTTTATCAATGGGGGGAGAAACGGTCACGGTTGGGAATATAGATACTAATCCTAAAGTGACTAAAGCTAAAGCGATTAGTACAGCCTTAAGAAGTGTAGCTAAAGAGTATAAAGTTAGTGAATCGGAACTGAAGGTTTCGGAATCGGAATTAAAAATATATCAACCAGGAATTGTAGATCCCGCAACTGGTAAAGCTAAGTTAGTTTGGTTTGTCAAAATTGTTAGTAAAAAGCTCTTGCCTATCGAACAAATTGTGTTAGTTGACGCTCAAAATCCAGATAGCATAGTTTTGACTTTTAACAACACCCATGATGCTCGAAATCGAGGAACATATTACACTCCAGACAATTACTATGCGTATTTAGCTTGTAATGAAACTAATAGAACTAGCAATTGCGTTTCACCTCCAGGAACTAGTGACATATCTAAAGCACACACATATGCAGGTGATGCCTATAATTTTTATCAGAGATATCACAGACGAGATAGCATCGATGGCTTTGGCATGGCTATTATAACTGTAATTGACTACTCAAATCCGTACTGTCGTGATGCAAAATGGCTGCAAACTTATATGTATTTCTGTGGAAGATTTTCTTTAGCCGATGATATAGTTGCTCATGAATACACTCATGGAGTTACTCAGTATACTTCTGGTCTAATATATGAATTTGAACCAGGCGCAATTAATGAATCTTTTTCCGATCTTTGGGGAGAGTTTGTAGATCAAACAAATGGAAAAGGTAGTGATGCTGCTTCACTACGTTGGAAGCTAGGTGAGGACGCTCCTGGCGGTGCAGAGAGAGATATGAAAAATCCCTTTAAATCAAAGCTCCGTCAACCAGATAAAATGACTAGTCCTGACTACTATCTAGGTTCTTTTTCTTATGATAATGGCGGGGTACATATTAATAGTGGAGTCAACAATAAAGCGGTCTATTTGATGACAGATGGAGGATTTTTTAATGGCAGAACTGTTACCGGAATTGGTATAAATAAGGTTGCCCAAATATACTACCGCGCACAAACTAGATTGCTTACTTCAGGTACTAGGTATTACCAATTGTATAATTACATTAATCAAAGTTGTAATAGTTTAATTGGCACTTCTGGAATTACTGCTAGTAACTGCGCTCAAGTGAAAAATGCATTATTAGCAGTGGAAATGCATATTAGAAGATACTGA
- a CDS encoding 5' nucleotidase, NT5C type, whose protein sequence is MTKILYVDMDGVLVDFDSAKERLDINILQEYAGRLDEVPGIFSLMEPMPDAIASFITLTQHFDTYILSTSPWENDSALGDKLRWVKQYLGQFGYKRLILTHHKHLNIGDYLIDDRTTNGVEQFIGEHIHFRSDKFPDWRSVLDYLVGGAANA, encoded by the coding sequence ATGACCAAGATACTTTATGTGGATATGGATGGCGTTTTAGTTGATTTCGATTCGGCTAAAGAACGTCTCGATATCAATATATTGCAAGAGTATGCAGGGAGATTAGATGAAGTACCTGGAATCTTTTCCTTGATGGAACCGATGCCAGATGCGATCGCTTCTTTTATTACTTTAACGCAACACTTTGACACATATATTCTTTCGACTTCGCCTTGGGAAAATGATTCGGCTCTTGGCGATAAGTTGCGATGGGTGAAGCAGTATTTGGGACAGTTTGGATACAAAAGATTGATTCTGACGCATCACAAACATCTCAACATTGGCGATTACTTAATTGACGATCGCACGACTAATGGAGTCGAGCAATTTATCGGGGAGCATATTCATTTTAGATCTGATAAGTTTCCAGATTGGCGATCGGTTTTGGACTATTTAGTTGGCGGTGCAGCTAATGCTTAA